One window from the genome of Hippoglossus hippoglossus isolate fHipHip1 chromosome 6, fHipHip1.pri, whole genome shotgun sequence encodes:
- the si:ch211-216l23.2 gene encoding nuclear receptor coactivator 5, protein MSSWPKSSAGSRRAPPNPNGSAQKRRFRRGAPYPGRGDERGDELKDVLDSYEEREQIQNFTGSVKFEGFKHQSNAKPENSTPADRRKTLYQKFYRQVQEERKPPDCVVMSVTNQCLDYPKSLSQCLQERGLSVEMLYLQAETGLTRALQDVRAEGSPLCILVEQTNIALSSCTVIIFSDSLKIHRNMPKDQAMEFVSAEHSRGLVKERPPRDPADIAAQASQLLDDFLDREKMERHSVPTDTRTLLTLLAEGVHLYPEELETISEYVRSRQEHIQASNNEGEKGSMLPPGLGKPPPLLPTPPGPPQPQPGDGPMMDHSPPPRPPLLPSPGSYPKTKPPPLLSLHGLPGPSLRGPPLQHNLFNGPPGTRGPLLHHPPLFHPGPRGSHNIRGPPPSLKSARPPLLSSPGPPLPRLSGPRH, encoded by the exons ATGTCGTCCTGGCCGAAATCATCCGCAGGTTCGCGGCGGGCTCCACCGAACCCGAACGGGAG TGCCCAGAAACGTCGGTTTCGGAGAGGAGCCCCTTACCCGGGCAGAGGAGACGAGAGGGGCGATGAGCTGAAGGATGTTCTGGACAG CTATGAAGAACGAGAGCAAATTCAAAACTTCACTGGAAGTGTAAAGTTTGAGGGATTCAAGCATCAGTCCAATG CCAAACCAGAGAACTCCACTCCAGCAGACAGACGTAAAACCCTGTACCAGAAGTTCTACAGACaagtgcaggaggagaggaagccgCCCGACTGTGTGGTCATGTCCGTCACCAACCAGTGCCT GGATTACCCCAAATCGCTAAGCCAGTGCTTGCAGGAGCGTGGCCTGTCAGTGGAAATGCTCTACCTTCAGGCGGAGACGGGCCTGACCCGGGCCCTGCAGGACGTCCGAGCAGAAGGCTCCCCGTTATGTATTCTGGTGGAGCAGACAAACATAGCTCTGTCCTCCTGCACTGTTATCATATTCTCAGACTCCCTCAAAA TCCATCGCAACATGCCCAAAGACCAGGCCATGGAGTTTGTTTCAGCCGAGCACAGCCGGGGACTCGTCAAAGAGCGCCCACCGAGGGACCCTGCCGACATAGCAGCACAGGCGTCGCAGCTGCTGGATGATTTTCTAGATCGAGAGAAGATGGAGCGCCACAGTGTTCCCACCGATACACGCACGCTCCTCACGCTGTTAGCTGAGGGGGTGCATCTCTACCCCGAGGAGCTGGAAACCATCTCAGAGTACGTCAGGTCTCGACAGGAGCACATCCAAG ccTCCAACAACGAGGGGGAGAAAGGGAGCATGTTACCTCCAGGACTGGGGAAACCACCGCCTCTGCTCCCCACGCCGCCTGGACCCCCTCAGCCTCAGCCTGGAGACGGGCCCATGATGGACCACTCCCCTCCTCCACGCCCACCTCTCCTGCCTTCACCAG gttCATATCCCAAAACCAAACCTCCACCGCTTCTGTCCTTACATGGGCTTCCTGGTCCATCTCTACGAGGCCCTCCACTCCAGCACAACCTCTTCAATGGCCCCCCCGGGACTCGAGGGCCCCTATTGCACCATCCTCCTTTATTTCACCCAGGTCCCAGGGGCTCTCACAATATTCGAGGCCCCCCTCCCTCCCTAAAGAGTGCCCGTCCTCCACTTCTCTCTTCTCCAG GTCCCCCTCTCCCACGACTGAGTGGCCCCCGACACTaa